A single region of the Cronobacter condimenti 1330 genome encodes:
- the mlaA gene encoding phospholipid-binding lipoprotein MlaA produces MNFRLTGLALGATLLVGCASSSDPQQGRSDPFEGFNRTMYTFNFEVVDPYVLRPVAVAWRDYVPQPARNGLGNFTGNLEEPASMLNKFLQGDPYQGMVHFTRFFLNTLLGMGGFIDVAGMANPKLQREEPHRFGSTLGNYGVGYGPYLQLPFYGSFTLREDVGDMADTTYPVLSWLTWPLSLGKWAVEGVETRAQLLDSDGLLRQSSDPYILVREAYFQRHDFIANGGKLKPNENPNAQAIEGDLKDIDSE; encoded by the coding sequence ATGAACTTTCGCCTTACCGGGCTTGCACTGGGGGCCACGCTTTTAGTGGGCTGCGCCAGCTCGTCTGACCCGCAGCAAGGGCGCTCCGACCCCTTCGAAGGGTTTAACCGCACCATGTACACCTTCAACTTTGAAGTGGTCGACCCTTATGTGCTGCGCCCGGTGGCTGTCGCCTGGCGCGACTACGTGCCGCAACCGGCGCGTAACGGGCTTGGTAACTTCACCGGCAACCTTGAAGAACCGGCGTCCATGCTCAATAAATTCCTCCAGGGCGACCCCTACCAGGGGATGGTGCATTTCACCCGTTTCTTCCTGAATACGCTGCTGGGGATGGGAGGATTCATCGACGTAGCTGGCATGGCGAACCCGAAACTGCAGCGCGAAGAGCCGCACCGTTTCGGCAGTACGCTTGGCAACTATGGCGTCGGTTACGGCCCGTATCTGCAACTGCCATTCTATGGCAGCTTTACGCTGCGTGAGGATGTGGGTGACATGGCGGATACCACGTATCCGGTACTCTCCTGGCTGACCTGGCCGCTGTCGCTTGGTAAGTGGGCGGTAGAAGGCGTAGAGACGCGCGCTCAACTGCTGGATTCCGACGGTCTGCTGCGTCAGTCTTCCGATCCTTACATTCTGGTGCGCGAGGCGTATTTCCAGCGTCACGACTTTATCGCCAACGGCGGTAAGCTCAAGCCGAATGAAAACCCGAACGCGCAGGCGATTGAAGGCGATCTGAAGGATATCGATTCGGAATAA
- the ccmI gene encoding c-type cytochrome biogenesis protein CcmI, with translation MTLIMTAIVVLLIAVAGLVLFPWRDRRAADRDALNRALYHSRLRELDNEPPAAREALVRELQQSLLADIPASSASARTGTGRSVLLAGVLLVAAVSLGLFMATNSLNAVTQWQAATRETPALVARVMDPRAAPLSIEAMTRLGLGLRTQLQDAPQNGAGWAMLGRIGMVLGDAQMATEAFKRAWQLNSQSIEARLDYAEVLVRSAQPDDNDTGEQMLKDVMAQAPDNLRAPGLLAFSAFRAQRYPEAIVIWQAMLARLPAGDPRRMAVARGIQQARVDSGMDNAKLAVKITLSPATKKALPNKGILIVSVTDGVSAMPVVVKKLPLGHFPLTITLDDTDAMLPERGLEQVSQGIVKVHLSRDGNVAVQPGDWTGEQRFTSLNPAVPVDVLVAPSPSGAG, from the coding sequence ATGACGCTAATCATGACGGCCATCGTCGTGCTGCTGATCGCCGTCGCGGGGCTGGTGTTATTCCCGTGGCGTGACCGGCGTGCCGCCGACCGCGATGCGCTGAACCGGGCGCTTTATCATTCGCGCCTGCGCGAGCTGGACAACGAGCCGCCTGCTGCGCGAGAGGCGCTGGTGCGGGAGCTTCAGCAGAGCCTGCTTGCAGATATTCCGGCGTCGTCGGCGTCTGCCCGCACGGGGACTGGGCGCAGTGTGTTACTGGCGGGCGTGCTGCTGGTGGCGGCTGTCAGCCTCGGACTATTTATGGCGACCAACAGCCTGAATGCGGTCACACAGTGGCAGGCGGCGACACGCGAGACGCCTGCGCTGGTGGCGCGGGTGATGGATCCGCGCGCCGCGCCGCTCAGTATTGAAGCGATGACGCGGCTTGGACTTGGGCTGCGCACGCAACTGCAGGACGCCCCGCAAAATGGCGCAGGCTGGGCGATGCTTGGGCGAATCGGTATGGTGCTGGGCGACGCGCAGATGGCGACAGAGGCCTTTAAACGCGCCTGGCAGCTCAATTCGCAAAGCATCGAAGCGCGGCTCGACTATGCTGAAGTGTTGGTGCGTTCAGCGCAGCCTGATGATAACGACACCGGCGAACAGATGCTGAAAGATGTCATGGCGCAGGCACCGGATAATTTGCGTGCGCCCGGCCTGCTTGCGTTCAGCGCGTTTCGTGCGCAGCGCTACCCGGAGGCTATCGTCATCTGGCAGGCCATGCTCGCGCGGCTTCCTGCGGGCGATCCGCGCCGGATGGCCGTTGCGCGAGGCATACAGCAGGCGAGGGTGGACAGCGGCATGGACAATGCGAAACTGGCTGTTAAAATCACGCTCTCACCCGCAACAAAAAAAGCCTTGCCAAATAAAGGAATACTTATTGTCAGCGTGACGGATGGCGTCTCGGCTATGCCAGTAGTGGTGAAAAAATTGCCGCTGGGCCATTTTCCGCTGACAATTACTCTGGACGATACAGACGCCATGCTGCCGGAACGGGGGCTTGAGCAGGTATCGCAAGGCATCGTGAAGGTACATCTTTCCCGGGACGGTAACGTGGCCGTGCAGCCCGGAGACTGGACAGGAGAGCAGCGTTTCACGTCGCTCAACCCGGCGGTGCCGGTGGACGTCCTGGTTGCGCCTTCGCCATCAGGAGCGGGTTAG
- a CDS encoding cytochrome c-type biogenesis protein has product MKRLWSLLAGLLLACNTFAAIDAYPFASEAQEQQFRELISELRCPKCQNNSIADSGSMIAADMRQKVYELMQQGQSREQIVAYMVARYGNFVTYEPPVTPATIMLWLLPALFAAGGAGVLVLRARRLRQAPAPLTDEEQQRLRALLGEEDTRP; this is encoded by the coding sequence ATGAAGCGCCTGTGGAGTCTGCTGGCCGGTCTGCTGCTGGCGTGTAATACGTTTGCTGCCATCGACGCTTATCCTTTTGCGAGCGAGGCGCAGGAACAACAGTTCCGTGAGCTTATCAGCGAATTACGCTGCCCAAAGTGCCAGAACAACAGCATCGCGGATTCCGGCTCAATGATTGCCGCCGATATGCGCCAGAAGGTCTATGAACTGATGCAACAGGGGCAGAGCCGCGAGCAGATTGTGGCGTATATGGTGGCGCGTTACGGGAATTTTGTGACTTACGAACCGCCCGTCACGCCCGCCACGATAATGCTCTGGCTGTTGCCCGCGCTATTTGCGGCAGGCGGCGCGGGTGTGCTGGTACTACGCGCCCGGAGGCTGCGTCAGGCGCCTGCGCCACTCACTGATGAAGAACAGCAGCGGCTGCGCGCGTTGCTGGGTGAGGAGGATACACGCCCATGA
- a CDS encoding DsbE family thiol:disulfide interchange protein: MTRRLLLIPLALFLLLAAVLLWQLTRNAAGDDPSQLESALIGKPLPAFRLAALDDPDVTYERATLLDGRPLLINVWATWCPTCRAEHQFLNGLAAEGVRVVGLNYKDDRARAVSWLNTLGNPYALSLFDGSGMLGLDLGVYGAPETFVIDARGIIRYRHAGELNDTVWRKEIKPLWDALNREGGA; this comes from the coding sequence ATGACACGCCGCCTGTTACTCATCCCCCTGGCGCTGTTTCTGCTGCTCGCCGCCGTCCTGCTCTGGCAACTGACGCGCAACGCCGCAGGCGATGACCCGTCGCAGCTGGAATCGGCTCTTATCGGCAAGCCGCTACCCGCTTTCCGGCTCGCGGCGCTTGATGACCCAGACGTCACCTATGAACGCGCGACGCTATTAGACGGCAGACCCCTGCTGATTAATGTCTGGGCGACCTGGTGCCCGACCTGCCGGGCTGAGCATCAGTTTCTGAACGGGCTTGCCGCCGAGGGCGTGCGGGTGGTGGGGCTGAATTATAAAGACGATCGCGCCAGAGCGGTGTCGTGGCTCAATACCCTCGGCAACCCTTATGCGCTGAGCCTGTTTGACGGCAGTGGCATGCTGGGGCTGGATCTGGGAGTCTACGGCGCGCCAGAGACCTTTGTTATCGACGCACGCGGGATCATTCGCTATCGCCACGCGGGCGAGCTTAACGACACCGTCTGGCGCAAGGAAATCAAACCGCTGTGGGATGCACTCAACCGGGAGGGCGGGGCATGA
- a CDS encoding heme lyase CcmF/NrfE family subunit has protein sequence MMPEIGNFLLCLAAGLALLLALWPQWGAMRQAPRLMALARPLAVALFACLLGAFLILVQAFVMNDFTVLYVANNSNTELPVWYRVAATWGAHEGSLLLWVLLMGGWTLAVALYSRGMPQEATARVLSVMGGINFFFLLFILLTSNPFARTLPGYPIEGRDLNPLLQDIGLIFHPPLLYMGYVGFSVAFAFAVASLLTGRLDTAWARWSRPWTQAAWVFLTIGIVLGSAWAYYELGWGGWWFWDPVENASLMPWLAGTALMHSLAVTEKRGSFRAWTVLLAITAFSLCLLGTFLVRSGVLVSVHAFASDPARGMFILALLVIVIGGSLLLYAIKGGSVRARVGNALWSRESFLLGNNILLITAMLVVLLGTLLPLVHKAMGLGSISVGAPFFNLLFSALMAPFALLLGVGPLVRWRRDEPQTLRRRLLAALAVTLAASLALPWLMQDSVKGMMVVGLMMAVWVLVLTLMELHERATHRHGLWRGLRKLSRSHWGMTFGHVGLAVTVVGIAFSQNYSVERDVRMRAGDSVDIHHYRFIFREVRDAQGPNWRGTVGIIDVRRDGKPEATLRAEKRAYNSNRVVMTEAAIDSGLTRDLYAALGEELNDGSWAVRLYYKPFVRWIWYGGLLMALGGLLCMLDPRYRLKKLQEAA, from the coding sequence ATGATGCCGGAAATCGGTAATTTTCTGCTGTGTCTCGCCGCCGGGCTTGCGCTGCTGCTTGCACTCTGGCCGCAGTGGGGGGCGATGCGTCAGGCGCCGCGCTTAATGGCGCTGGCGCGCCCGCTCGCCGTTGCGCTGTTTGCCTGCCTGCTGGGCGCGTTCCTGATCCTGGTGCAGGCGTTCGTGATGAACGATTTCACTGTGCTTTATGTGGCGAATAATTCCAACACTGAACTGCCGGTCTGGTATCGCGTGGCGGCGACCTGGGGGGCACATGAAGGCTCGTTGCTGCTTTGGGTGCTGTTGATGGGTGGCTGGACGCTTGCCGTGGCGCTCTATAGCCGTGGTATGCCGCAGGAGGCTACCGCGCGCGTGCTCTCGGTGATGGGCGGGATTAATTTCTTTTTTTTACTGTTTATTCTGCTCACCTCTAACCCATTCGCGCGCACGCTGCCGGGCTACCCGATTGAGGGGCGCGATCTCAATCCGCTGTTGCAGGATATCGGACTGATTTTCCATCCACCGTTACTTTATATGGGGTATGTCGGGTTTTCAGTCGCGTTTGCCTTTGCCGTGGCCTCGCTGCTTACCGGGCGGCTTGATACCGCCTGGGCGCGCTGGTCGCGGCCCTGGACGCAGGCGGCGTGGGTGTTTCTGACTATCGGTATCGTGCTTGGCTCCGCCTGGGCGTATTACGAGCTGGGCTGGGGCGGCTGGTGGTTCTGGGATCCGGTCGAAAACGCCTCGCTGATGCCGTGGCTTGCGGGCACCGCGCTCATGCATTCGCTGGCGGTCACGGAAAAGCGCGGCAGCTTCCGCGCCTGGACGGTGCTGCTCGCCATTACCGCCTTTTCGCTCTGCCTGCTTGGCACATTCCTTGTGCGATCCGGCGTGCTGGTGTCGGTGCACGCGTTCGCCTCTGATCCGGCCCGCGGTATGTTTATTCTGGCGCTGCTGGTCATCGTTATCGGCGGTTCGCTGTTGCTCTACGCCATCAAAGGCGGCAGCGTGCGCGCGCGCGTCGGCAATGCGCTCTGGTCGCGCGAAAGCTTTCTGCTTGGCAACAACATTTTGCTTATCACCGCCATGCTGGTGGTACTGCTCGGTACGCTGTTGCCGCTGGTGCACAAGGCGATGGGGCTGGGCTCGATTTCTGTCGGCGCGCCGTTTTTTAATCTGTTGTTCAGTGCGCTGATGGCCCCGTTCGCGCTGCTGCTTGGCGTCGGGCCGCTGGTGCGCTGGCGGCGCGATGAGCCGCAAACGCTGCGCCGTCGTCTGCTGGCGGCGCTGGCGGTGACGCTCGCCGCCTCACTGGCGCTGCCGTGGCTGATGCAGGACAGTGTTAAAGGGATGATGGTTGTCGGGCTGATGATGGCGGTGTGGGTACTGGTATTAACGCTGATGGAGCTACACGAGCGCGCCACGCACCGCCACGGCCTGTGGCGCGGGCTGCGAAAACTGAGCCGCAGCCACTGGGGCATGACGTTTGGTCATGTCGGGCTTGCAGTGACCGTGGTCGGTATCGCCTTCAGCCAGAATTACAGCGTTGAGCGCGACGTGCGCATGAGGGCGGGCGATAGCGTCGATATCCATCACTACCGGTTTATTTTCCGCGAGGTGCGGGATGCGCAGGGGCCAAACTGGCGCGGTACCGTGGGCATTATTGATGTGCGGCGCGACGGTAAGCCAGAAGCGACGCTGCGTGCCGAGAAACGCGCCTATAACAGCAACCGCGTGGTGATGACGGAAGCCGCTATCGACAGTGGGCTGACACGCGATCTCTACGCGGCGCTGGGTGAAGAGCTTAACGACGGCAGCTGGGCCGTGCGTCTCTATTACAAACCGTTTGTACGCTGGATCTGGTACGGCGGGTTGTTAATGGCGCTCGGCGGGCTGCTGTGTATGCTTGACCCGCGCTACCGGTTAAAAAAACTTCAGGAGGCCGCATGA
- the ccmE gene encoding cytochrome c maturation protein CcmE, which translates to MTPRRKTRLWLALAVLAGLGLTLALVLYALRANIDLFYTPGEILYGKGDTQTKPEPRQRLRVGGMVLPGSVKRDSQSLKVSFRLYDARGMVDVDYDGILPDLFREGQGVVAQGVLGENHRIEAHEVLAKHDENYTPPEVKAAMEKNHTRAPQAYKDVRP; encoded by the coding sequence ATGACGCCGCGCCGTAAAACCCGGCTCTGGCTGGCGCTTGCTGTGCTGGCGGGTCTTGGGCTGACACTTGCGCTGGTGCTTTATGCGCTGCGCGCCAATATCGATCTCTTCTATACGCCCGGTGAAATCCTCTATGGCAAAGGCGACACGCAGACGAAACCCGAACCCCGCCAACGGCTACGCGTCGGCGGGATGGTGCTGCCGGGTAGCGTGAAGCGCGACAGTCAAAGCCTGAAAGTCAGCTTCCGGCTGTATGACGCGCGCGGCATGGTGGATGTCGATTACGACGGCATTCTGCCTGACCTGTTCCGTGAAGGGCAGGGCGTAGTGGCGCAGGGGGTGCTTGGTGAAAACCACCGCATCGAGGCGCACGAAGTGCTGGCGAAGCACGACGAAAACTACACGCCGCCTGAGGTTAAAGCCGCGATGGAGAAGAACCACACGCGAGCGCCGCAGGCGTATAAGGATGTCCGTCCATGA
- the ccmD gene encoding heme exporter protein CcmD, with protein sequence MSAALNTFFYMGGYAFYVWLAVVMTVLPLALLIAHTRWARRALRRDIARRQARERRRMKAETHP encoded by the coding sequence ATGTCCGCCGCGTTAAATACGTTTTTTTATATGGGCGGCTACGCCTTTTATGTCTGGCTGGCCGTGGTGATGACCGTACTGCCGCTGGCCTTGCTGATAGCCCATACGCGTTGGGCGCGCCGCGCGCTACGCCGGGATATCGCCAGACGGCAGGCGCGCGAGCGCCGCCGTATGAAGGCGGAGACACACCCATGA
- a CDS encoding heme ABC transporter permease, with product MWKFLHPWARPERLYGLCRRLTPWFACLSAGLLATGCIWGFVFAPPDYQQGDSYRIMYLHVPAAMGSMGIYASMAVAAFIGLVWQHRVADLGVMAMAPVGAVYTFIALVTGSAWGKPMWGTWWIWDARLTSELVLLFLYAGVIALWHAFDDRRLAGRAAGVLVLAGVVNLPIIHYSVEWWNTLHQGSTNLQQSIDPSMRAPLRWNIAGFLCLFITLTLMRLGNLVLFQERHRPWVAAALNNEGGAACPPR from the coding sequence ATGTGGAAATTCTTACACCCCTGGGCCCGGCCTGAACGGCTTTATGGGCTTTGCCGACGGCTTACCCCGTGGTTCGCGTGCCTCAGCGCCGGGCTGCTTGCGACCGGCTGCATCTGGGGATTTGTCTTCGCGCCGCCCGATTACCAGCAGGGCGACAGCTACCGGATTATGTATCTGCACGTGCCGGCGGCGATGGGGTCGATGGGAATTTACGCCTCGATGGCCGTGGCGGCGTTTATCGGGCTGGTGTGGCAGCACCGAGTGGCCGATCTCGGCGTTATGGCAATGGCACCGGTGGGCGCGGTCTATACCTTTATCGCGCTGGTCACAGGCTCTGCGTGGGGCAAACCAATGTGGGGGACATGGTGGATCTGGGATGCGCGGCTCACCTCTGAACTCGTCCTGCTGTTTCTGTACGCGGGAGTGATAGCGCTCTGGCATGCTTTTGATGACCGTCGCCTTGCGGGACGCGCTGCTGGTGTGCTGGTGCTGGCAGGTGTGGTGAATCTGCCCATCATTCACTATTCGGTGGAGTGGTGGAACACGCTGCATCAGGGCTCGACTAATTTGCAACAAAGCATCGACCCAAGCATGCGTGCGCCGCTGCGCTGGAATATCGCAGGGTTTCTGTGCCTGTTTATAACGCTCACGCTAATGCGCCTTGGCAACCTGGTATTGTTCCAGGAGCGCCATCGCCCGTGGGTTGCCGCTGCGCTCAATAACGAGGGGGGCGCTGCATGTCCGCCGCGTTAA
- the ccmB gene encoding heme exporter protein CcmB: MMGGIIGRELRLAARHGAELLNPLGFFLVVIVLFALGIGPEPHLLARIAPGVVWVAALLSSLLAMDRLFRDDWRDGALEQLMLLPVPLWQVVIAKVTAHWVATGLPLVVLSPLAALLLGLDGHAALTLTLTLLLGTPTLSFLGALGAALTVSLRRGGMLLSLIILPLAVPLLIFSTAAVDAAVMQLPTGGFFALCGAFFTASATLTPFATAAALRIVIQ; this comes from the coding sequence ATGATGGGGGGGATTATCGGGCGCGAGCTGCGTCTCGCCGCGCGCCACGGCGCTGAGTTGCTCAACCCGCTCGGGTTCTTTCTGGTAGTGATTGTGCTGTTCGCGCTTGGCATCGGCCCGGAACCGCACCTCCTCGCGCGCATCGCGCCCGGCGTGGTATGGGTGGCGGCGCTACTGTCATCACTGCTGGCGATGGACAGGCTGTTTCGTGACGACTGGCGCGACGGCGCGCTTGAACAGCTAATGCTGCTGCCCGTGCCGCTGTGGCAGGTGGTTATCGCGAAAGTGACCGCGCACTGGGTAGCGACCGGATTGCCGCTGGTGGTGCTCTCGCCGCTCGCCGCACTTTTGCTGGGGCTTGACGGGCACGCCGCTCTGACGCTGACGCTGACGCTACTGCTTGGCACGCCAACGCTGAGCTTTCTCGGCGCGCTGGGCGCGGCATTGACGGTCAGTCTGCGCCGTGGCGGCATGTTGCTGAGCCTGATAATTTTGCCGCTTGCGGTGCCGCTGCTGATTTTCTCGACCGCCGCGGTGGACGCGGCCGTCATGCAACTGCCCACCGGCGGGTTTTTCGCGCTCTGCGGCGCCTTTTTTACCGCCAGCGCGACGCTGACGCCATTCGCGACCGCGGCGGCGCTGCGCATCGTTATTCAGTAA
- the ccmA gene encoding cytochrome c biogenesis heme-transporting ATPase CcmA yields MLEARQLACLRDERLLFSALSFRVSPGEVMHVSGANGAGKTSLLRLLVGLARPEEGEVYWRGEPLTRHREAFHRELLWLGHQPGIKASLTADENLAFYHPHTRRDARWAALAAIGLAGEEDVPVGQLSAGQQQRVALARLWLSDAPLWVLDEPLTALDAVGSETLTCRLEAQAARGGAIIMTTHQPLRALACKLRTLSLTAGAAA; encoded by the coding sequence ATGTTAGAAGCCCGCCAACTTGCCTGCCTGCGCGACGAGCGTCTGCTGTTTAGCGCGCTGTCGTTTCGCGTATCGCCAGGCGAGGTCATGCATGTCAGCGGGGCGAATGGGGCCGGGAAAACGTCGCTGCTGCGCCTGCTGGTTGGGCTGGCGCGCCCGGAAGAGGGCGAGGTTTACTGGCGCGGCGAACCACTCACGCGTCATCGCGAGGCGTTTCACCGCGAACTCTTGTGGCTTGGGCATCAGCCTGGCATCAAAGCGTCGCTGACTGCCGATGAGAACCTCGCGTTCTATCACCCGCACACCCGCCGTGACGCGCGCTGGGCGGCGCTTGCGGCTATCGGGCTTGCCGGGGAAGAAGATGTGCCGGTCGGCCAGCTTTCGGCAGGTCAGCAGCAGCGCGTCGCGCTGGCGCGGTTGTGGCTTAGCGACGCGCCGCTCTGGGTGCTTGATGAGCCTCTGACGGCGCTGGATGCCGTGGGCAGTGAAACCCTGACGTGTCGCCTTGAGGCGCAGGCGGCGCGTGGTGGCGCTATCATCATGACGACGCACCAGCCGCTGCGAGCACTTGCCTGCAAGCTTCGTACGTTAAGCCTGACTGCCGGAGCCGCGGCATGA
- a CDS encoding formate/nitrite transporter family protein, with the protein MDKIGEEKIDDADELEVESEEKKSGKEIEVDEEALPSRAMAIHEHIRQDGEKEMERDAMALFWSAIAAGLSMGASLLAKGIFHVHLEGVPGGFLLENLGYTFGFIIVIMARQQLFTENTVTAVLPVMHNPTGTNMLLLLRLWGVVLLGNIVGTGLAALAFEFMPIFDEATRDAFVTIGMEVMHFTPGEMFANAIISGWIIATMVWMFPAAGAAKIVVIILMTWLIALGNTTHIVVGTVEILYLVFNGTIHWSEFFWPFALPTLAGNIIGGTFIFALLSHAQIRNDMAAQKKEQANAQAKSEKIITQKEEEARRAAR; encoded by the coding sequence ATGGACAAGATTGGTGAGGAAAAAATCGACGACGCCGATGAGCTGGAAGTCGAGAGCGAAGAGAAAAAAAGCGGTAAAGAGATTGAGGTGGATGAAGAAGCGCTGCCTTCGCGCGCGATGGCCATTCATGAACATATTCGCCAGGATGGCGAAAAAGAGATGGAGCGCGACGCGATGGCGCTGTTCTGGTCGGCTATCGCCGCCGGGCTGTCGATGGGCGCGTCACTGCTCGCCAAAGGGATTTTTCACGTGCATCTCGAGGGCGTTCCCGGCGGTTTCTTGCTGGAAAACCTTGGCTACACCTTTGGTTTTATTATCGTCATCATGGCGCGCCAGCAGCTTTTTACCGAGAACACCGTGACGGCCGTATTGCCCGTGATGCACAACCCCACCGGCACAAATATGCTGCTGCTGCTGCGTCTCTGGGGCGTGGTGTTGCTGGGTAATATCGTCGGCACCGGCCTTGCCGCGCTGGCATTTGAGTTTATGCCGATTTTTGATGAAGCCACGCGCGACGCCTTTGTGACCATTGGTATGGAAGTGATGCATTTCACGCCGGGCGAGATGTTTGCCAACGCGATTATCTCAGGCTGGATCATCGCAACGATGGTGTGGATGTTCCCGGCCGCAGGTGCTGCGAAGATTGTGGTGATTATTCTGATGACATGGCTTATCGCGCTTGGCAACACGACGCACATCGTGGTCGGCACCGTTGAAATTCTCTACCTGGTCTTTAACGGGACGATCCACTGGAGCGAGTTTTTCTGGCCGTTTGCCCTGCCGACGCTTGCGGGCAATATCATCGGCGGAACGTTTATCTTCGCACTGTTGAGCCATGCGCAGATCCGTAACGACATGGCGGCGCAGAAAAAAGAACAGGCCAACGCGCAGGCGAAAAGCGAGAAGATAATTACGCAAAAAGAGGAAGAAGCACGACGCGCTGCACGCTAG
- a CDS encoding tyrosine-type recombinase/integrase: protein MLTIKQIDAAKPKEKPYRLADGNGLYLYVPVSGKKVWQVRYHIGGKEKIHTVGKYPEIGLADARSMTFELKRDLALGVNPAVKKKQQETKPDTFGSIFEEWYRHKKQVWSEGYADELRRMFDADILPFLGGMALEEIEPMTLLAVLRRFEDRGAMERANKARRRCGEVFRYAVVTGRAKYNPAPDLADAMKGYRKKNFPFLPADQIPAFNQALAGYGGSIVSRTATQVLQYTAMRTKELRSMLWQNVDFENRIILIDAEVMKNRKQHLVPMSQQVYDLLKHLQPITSLSPFVFAGRNDKLKPISENTVLQVIRQIGYEGLASGHGFRHQFSTILNEHGWPQDAIERQLAHADRNNIRGIYNHAQYLDKRREMMQWWADWLDGCLLQQPPFANYKL from the coding sequence ATGCTTACTATTAAGCAGATCGACGCAGCCAAACCTAAAGAAAAGCCCTACCGTTTAGCCGATGGGAATGGGCTATATCTTTACGTGCCAGTGAGCGGAAAAAAGGTTTGGCAGGTCCGTTATCACATTGGCGGGAAAGAAAAAATCCATACTGTCGGCAAATACCCTGAGATCGGCCTGGCAGATGCCAGAAGCATGACTTTCGAACTTAAACGCGATCTTGCTCTTGGGGTTAACCCTGCGGTTAAGAAGAAGCAACAGGAGACCAAACCGGATACCTTCGGCTCAATCTTCGAGGAATGGTATAGGCACAAAAAGCAGGTGTGGTCAGAAGGATATGCCGATGAACTACGCAGAATGTTTGATGCAGACATTTTGCCGTTTCTTGGCGGCATGGCTTTAGAAGAAATAGAACCCATGACGCTTTTAGCGGTGCTACGTCGGTTCGAAGATCGTGGTGCAATGGAACGGGCCAATAAGGCACGTCGGCGCTGTGGAGAGGTATTTCGCTATGCCGTAGTAACCGGTAGAGCTAAATATAACCCTGCTCCTGATCTGGCAGATGCTATGAAAGGATACAGGAAAAAGAATTTCCCGTTTCTGCCAGCTGATCAGATACCTGCTTTCAATCAGGCGCTGGCAGGCTATGGTGGGAGCATAGTTTCTCGCACTGCTACTCAGGTGCTTCAATATACGGCAATGCGTACAAAAGAGTTGCGCTCTATGCTTTGGCAGAACGTCGATTTTGAAAACCGGATTATCTTAATCGATGCGGAAGTGATGAAAAATCGCAAACAACATTTGGTTCCGATGTCGCAGCAGGTCTACGATCTTTTAAAACATCTTCAACCCATCACTTCGCTTTCGCCATTCGTGTTTGCCGGGCGAAACGATAAGCTCAAACCTATTAGCGAGAACACCGTATTACAGGTTATCCGCCAGATCGGGTACGAGGGTTTAGCAAGTGGTCATGGCTTTCGGCACCAGTTTAGCACCATCCTTAACGAGCATGGCTGGCCTCAGGATGCCATAGAACGTCAGCTCGCTCATGCTGATCGCAATAACATTCGCGGTATATATAACCATGCACAATACCTTGATAAACGCCGGGAAATGATGCAATGGTGGGCTGATTGGTTAGATGGGTGTCTATTGCAGCAACCACCATTCGCTAATTATAAATTGTAA